One Mycobacteriales bacterium genomic window, CCCACCGGCTGGACCGCCCGCTGCGTCGAGCACGGCGAGCGGTCGGGCTAGTGGTCCGTCTCTTGATTAGCTGACTACTTGTTGGAGGGTGTCGCGGGCGCGCGCGATCTTGGCGAGAATGGACTCTGCGGTGGCAGTCCAGACGTAGGGCGTCGGGTCGTCATTGGTGGCCTCGAGGAACTCCTCG contains:
- a CDS encoding IS630 family transposase, whose amino-acid sequence is EEFLEATNDDPTPYVWTATAESILAKIARARDTLQQVVS